The Vibrio tubiashii ATCC 19109 genome has a segment encoding these proteins:
- the glyA gene encoding serine hydroxymethyltransferase, producing MLKRDMNIADYDAELFAAIQEETLRQEEHIELIASENYTSPRVMEAQGSQLTNKYAEGYPGKRYYGGCEYVDKAEALAIDRACELFGCEYANVQPHSGSQANSAVYMALLNPGDTVLGMSLAHGGHLTHGSPVNFSGKHYNVIPYGIDEAGQINYDEMEQLALEHKPKMIIGGFSAYSQIVDWARMREIADKAGAWLFVDMAHVAGLIAAGVYPTPVPHAHVVTTTTHKTLAGPRGGLILSNAGEEMYKKLNSAVFPGGQGGPLMHVIAGKAVAFKEAMEPEFKEYQARVVKNAKAMVAQFQERGYKIVSNGTENHLFLVDLIDKDITGKDADAALGAANITVNKNSVPNDPRSPFVTSGIRVGSPAITRRGFTEDDAKDLANWMCDVLDNIGNEEVIEATKAKVLEICKRLPVYA from the coding sequence ATGCTAAAGCGTGATATGAACATCGCAGATTACGATGCGGAACTGTTCGCAGCAATCCAAGAAGAAACTCTTCGCCAGGAAGAACACATTGAACTAATCGCTTCTGAAAACTACACAAGCCCACGTGTAATGGAAGCTCAAGGTTCTCAGCTAACTAACAAATACGCTGAAGGTTACCCAGGCAAGCGTTACTACGGTGGTTGTGAGTACGTAGATAAAGCAGAAGCTCTTGCTATTGACCGTGCATGTGAGCTTTTCGGTTGTGAGTATGCAAACGTACAGCCACACTCTGGTTCTCAAGCAAACAGTGCTGTTTACATGGCACTTCTAAACCCAGGCGATACCGTTTTAGGTATGAGCCTAGCGCACGGTGGTCACCTGACTCACGGTTCACCAGTAAACTTCTCTGGTAAGCACTACAACGTTATTCCTTACGGTATCGACGAAGCGGGTCAAATCAACTACGACGAAATGGAGCAACTGGCTCTTGAGCACAAGCCTAAGATGATTATCGGTGGTTTCTCAGCTTACTCTCAAATCGTAGATTGGGCTCGCATGCGTGAAATCGCAGATAAAGCGGGTGCCTGGTTGTTTGTTGATATGGCTCACGTAGCAGGTCTCATTGCTGCAGGTGTATACCCAACGCCAGTGCCACACGCTCACGTTGTGACAACAACGACGCACAAAACGCTAGCAGGTCCACGTGGTGGTCTAATCCTGTCTAACGCTGGCGAAGAGATGTACAAGAAACTGAACTCTGCTGTATTCCCTGGTGGTCAAGGTGGCCCTCTAATGCACGTTATCGCGGGTAAAGCGGTTGCATTTAAAGAAGCAATGGAGCCAGAGTTCAAAGAGTACCAAGCACGCGTTGTTAAGAATGCGAAAGCGATGGTTGCTCAGTTCCAAGAGCGCGGTTACAAAATTGTTTCTAACGGTACAGAGAATCACCTGTTCCTAGTTGATCTGATCGACAAAGACATTACAGGTAAAGATGCAGATGCAGCACTAGGTGCAGCAAACATCACAGTAAACAAAAACTCAGTACCAAACGACCCACGTAGCCCATTCGTTACTTCTGGTATCCGTGTAGGTTCTCCAGCAATCACTCGCCGTGGTTTCACTGAAGACGATGCAAAAGATCTAGCGAACTGGATGTGTGACGTTCTAGACAACATCGGCAACGAAGAAGTTATCGAAGCGACTAAAGCTAAGGTTCTTGAAATTTGTAAGCGTCTACCAGTTTACGCTTAA
- a CDS encoding YitT family protein — MEKHSRREDWIAILTGTFLVAQGVFFLQSASLLTGGTTGLALLASQFVSFSFGTLYFIANCPFYLLAWKRFGSRFAFNSAISGALVSVFADHLYLVISLDTINEVYCAVAGGLLMGLGMLILFRHRSSLGGFNVLCLFIQDKFGISVGKSQLAIDFTILVASFFFVSPQIIVLSIIGAIALNLVLAMNHKPTRYSVNYG; from the coding sequence ATGGAAAAACACTCAAGAAGAGAAGACTGGATCGCAATTTTGACCGGGACTTTTCTGGTTGCCCAAGGGGTTTTCTTTTTACAATCAGCGTCATTGCTCACTGGCGGCACTACCGGACTGGCACTGTTAGCTAGCCAATTTGTTTCGTTCTCTTTTGGTACTCTCTACTTTATTGCCAATTGCCCTTTTTACCTTTTGGCATGGAAACGATTCGGTTCGCGCTTTGCTTTTAATAGTGCGATTTCTGGCGCCTTGGTCTCTGTATTTGCCGATCACCTCTATTTAGTGATTAGCTTAGATACCATCAACGAAGTCTACTGTGCGGTCGCCGGTGGTCTTTTGATGGGATTGGGGATGTTGATTCTCTTCCGTCATCGCTCTAGTTTGGGCGGCTTCAATGTACTTTGCTTATTTATCCAAGATAAATTCGGCATTTCGGTTGGAAAATCTCAGCTAGCTATCGATTTTACTATTTTAGTCGCATCGTTTTTCTTCGTGTCACCGCAAATCATCGTGCTTTCAATCATTGGTGCCATTGCGTTAAACCTAGTGTTGGCTATGAACCACAAACCAACGCGTTATAGTGTGAATTACGGTTAG
- the vexH gene encoding vibriobactin export RND transporter permease subunit VexH encodes MLLSDVSVKRPVAAVVLSLLLCVFGIVSFSKLAVREMPDIESPVVSINTRYDGASATIIESQITSVLEDQLSGISGIDEISSTTRNSSSRITITFELGYDLNTGVSDVRDAVARAQRALPDEADDPVVFKNNGSGEASLYINLSSSEMDRTQLTDYVDRVLLDRFSLISGVSSVDVSGGLYKVMYVKLKPDQMAGRGVTASDITTALRSENVENPGGEVRNDQIVMSVRTARSYNQAEDFEYLVVKRASDNSPIYLKDVADVFIGAENENSTFKSDGVVNVSMGIVPQSDANPLEVATRVHKEVENIQQFLPEGTRLAIDYDSTVFIERSIAEVYSTLFITGGLVILVLYIFIGQARATLIPAVTVPVSLISSFIAAYYFGFSINLITLMALILSIGLVVDDAIVVVENIFHHIERGEKPLLAAYKGTREVGFAVVATTLVLVMVFLPISFMDGMVGLLFTEFSVLLAMSVIFSSLIALTLTPVLGSKLLKANVKPNRFNLFIDNMFSHLESGYRKVLKGALSWKWAAPLVIMACVGGSWGLMQQVPAQLAPSEDRGVIFAFARGADATSYNRMAANMDIIEERLMPLLGQGFLKSFSIQSPAFGGNAGDQTGFVIMILEDWNDRDVTAQQALGEVRKALAGIADVRVFPFMPGFRGGSSEPVQFVLGGSDYAELKTWAEKLEQLAEDSPFMEGADINYSERTPELVVSVDKQRAAELGISVEAISETLEIMLGGKSETTFVERGEEYDVYLRGDENSFNNAADLSQIYMRTASGELVTLDAVTKIEEVASSIRLSHYNKQKAVTITANLSDGYTLGDALDFLDQQAIELLPGDISVSYSGESKDYKENQSSILVVFGLALLVAYLVLAAQFESFINPLVVMFTVPMGVFGGFLGLFVMGQGLNIYSQIGMIMLIGMVTKNGILIVEFANQLRDRGIEFEKAIVDASARRLRPIMMTAFTTLAGAIPLIMSTGAGYESRVAVGTVIFFGMGFATLVTLFVIPAMYRLISATTQSPGHVEAELNKELSHDVKARVSHGELE; translated from the coding sequence ATGCTGTTATCTGATGTTTCAGTAAAGAGACCTGTTGCTGCGGTTGTACTCAGCCTTCTACTGTGTGTGTTTGGTATTGTCTCATTTAGCAAGCTTGCGGTACGTGAGATGCCAGATATCGAAAGCCCTGTAGTCTCGATCAATACGCGTTACGATGGGGCCTCGGCAACCATCATTGAAAGCCAAATAACGTCGGTACTTGAAGATCAGCTTTCGGGTATCAGTGGTATCGATGAAATTTCCTCAACAACGCGTAATAGTAGTTCGAGAATCACTATCACATTTGAGCTTGGCTACGATCTGAACACGGGTGTCAGTGACGTTCGAGATGCGGTAGCAAGGGCTCAGCGCGCATTGCCTGATGAAGCCGATGACCCAGTTGTTTTTAAGAACAATGGCTCCGGTGAAGCCTCTCTTTATATAAACCTAAGTTCATCGGAGATGGATCGGACTCAGCTAACCGATTACGTTGACCGAGTGCTACTTGACCGCTTTAGCCTTATCTCAGGGGTGAGCTCGGTTGATGTTTCCGGCGGCTTGTACAAAGTGATGTACGTCAAGCTTAAACCTGACCAAATGGCAGGGCGTGGTGTGACGGCATCGGATATTACAACCGCCTTACGCAGTGAAAACGTTGAAAATCCGGGTGGAGAAGTGCGTAACGATCAAATCGTTATGTCTGTACGTACTGCTCGCAGCTATAACCAAGCTGAAGACTTTGAGTATCTGGTCGTCAAGCGAGCTTCAGATAACTCGCCAATCTATCTGAAAGATGTGGCGGATGTTTTCATTGGCGCAGAGAACGAAAACTCGACCTTTAAAAGTGATGGTGTCGTTAACGTAAGTATGGGGATCGTACCTCAATCGGATGCGAACCCGCTTGAAGTTGCAACTAGAGTGCACAAAGAAGTCGAGAATATTCAACAGTTCTTGCCTGAAGGAACGCGCTTAGCCATCGATTATGATTCAACGGTGTTTATCGAGCGTTCAATTGCGGAAGTCTACAGCACGCTGTTTATTACCGGTGGTCTCGTTATCTTGGTGCTGTACATCTTTATCGGCCAAGCAAGAGCGACGTTAATCCCAGCGGTAACCGTTCCTGTTTCTTTGATCTCATCATTTATCGCCGCTTACTATTTTGGTTTTTCAATCAACCTGATCACTTTAATGGCCTTGATCCTATCGATTGGTCTGGTTGTGGATGATGCGATTGTGGTCGTCGAGAACATCTTCCACCATATTGAGCGTGGTGAGAAACCCCTGCTCGCTGCTTATAAAGGGACACGTGAAGTGGGTTTCGCAGTTGTAGCGACGACCTTGGTGCTAGTCATGGTTTTCCTGCCCATTTCCTTTATGGATGGCATGGTCGGCTTACTGTTCACGGAGTTCTCGGTACTGTTGGCGATGTCGGTGATTTTCTCCTCGTTGATCGCGTTAACCTTGACGCCAGTTTTAGGCAGCAAGCTGCTAAAAGCCAATGTTAAACCAAACCGCTTTAATCTGTTTATCGACAATATGTTTAGCCATCTTGAATCAGGCTATCGTAAGGTTCTGAAAGGAGCTCTGAGTTGGAAATGGGCGGCGCCTCTTGTCATCATGGCGTGTGTCGGTGGTAGTTGGGGACTCATGCAGCAGGTTCCTGCTCAATTAGCGCCTTCAGAGGACCGCGGCGTTATCTTTGCTTTTGCTCGCGGTGCTGATGCAACCAGTTACAACCGTATGGCAGCGAACATGGATATCATAGAGGAACGCTTGATGCCTCTGCTTGGGCAAGGTTTCCTCAAATCCTTTAGCATTCAATCGCCAGCATTTGGTGGTAATGCTGGCGACCAAACGGGCTTTGTTATCATGATCCTTGAAGATTGGAATGATCGTGATGTCACGGCACAGCAAGCTTTGGGCGAAGTTCGCAAAGCGCTAGCGGGTATCGCTGATGTTAGAGTATTCCCATTTATGCCAGGTTTCCGTGGTGGCTCTAGCGAACCTGTTCAGTTTGTTCTCGGTGGTTCTGATTATGCTGAACTTAAAACTTGGGCGGAAAAACTAGAGCAACTTGCTGAAGATTCGCCATTTATGGAAGGCGCAGACATTAACTACTCAGAAAGAACGCCAGAGCTGGTTGTGTCAGTAGATAAACAGCGCGCAGCCGAGCTTGGGATTAGCGTGGAAGCGATCTCTGAAACACTTGAGATTATGTTGGGTGGTAAGAGTGAGACGACCTTTGTTGAGCGCGGTGAAGAGTATGACGTTTACCTGCGTGGTGATGAGAACAGCTTTAACAATGCCGCGGATCTGAGCCAAATTTATATGCGTACGGCTTCTGGTGAATTGGTCACTCTTGATGCGGTCACTAAGATTGAAGAGGTTGCCTCATCGATTCGTTTATCGCACTACAACAAGCAGAAGGCAGTGACGATTACAGCCAACCTTTCTGACGGTTATACCTTAGGGGATGCGCTTGATTTCTTAGACCAACAAGCGATAGAGCTATTACCGGGTGACATTTCGGTGAGCTACTCTGGTGAGTCAAAAGACTATAAAGAGAACCAGTCGAGTATCTTAGTTGTGTTTGGTTTAGCGCTGCTGGTGGCTTATCTCGTTCTGGCTGCGCAGTTTGAAAGCTTTATCAACCCGTTAGTTGTTATGTTTACCGTCCCTATGGGGGTATTTGGTGGCTTCCTTGGGCTGTTTGTGATGGGACAAGGCCTCAACATCTATAGCCAGATTGGTATGATTATGTTGATCGGTATGGTAACTAAGAACGGTATCTTGATTGTCGAGTTTGCTAACCAACTTCGCGATCGCGGCATTGAGTTTGAGAAAGCTATTGTTGATGCGTCTGCGCGTCGCTTGCGCCCAATCATGATGACAGCATTTACCACTCTTGCTGGTGCTATACCGCTGATTATGTCGACGGGAGCGGGCTATGAAAGCCGCGTGGCTGTGGGCACGGTGATCTTCTTTGGTATGGGTTTTGCGACTTTAGTAACTCTGTTCGTTATCCCTGCCATGTACCGCTTGATTTCAGCAACGACTCAGTCGCCGGGTCATGTGGAAGCAGAGCTAAACAAAGAACTAAGCCACGATGTGAAAGCACGTGTCTCGCACGGGGAGTTGGAGTAA
- a CDS encoding efflux RND transporter periplasmic adaptor subunit produces MKNKIVLSLLSLSILAAAPASYAKRQGPSKVTVVTEQVQTHQVSQSLVLVGKLDAEQSVIISPEVAGKVDVIAVKANQVVREGQLLIQLDDDRAKASVAEAKAYLKDEQRKLKEFERLVKRNAITQTEIDAQEASVDIAKARLDAANADLNDLHISAPFSGTVGFIDFSRGKMVSAGTELLSLDDLSIMRLDLQVPERYLSQLSNGMQVTATTAAWQGQSFSGEVVGIDSRINQETLNLRVRIHFSNPEQQLKPGMLVSAAMDFPAIEAPIIPVQALEYSGTKRFVYVVTEEGTATRTEVILGARVDNQVVIEEGLSIGDKIVVQGIVNMRDGVAVSELGSDGRPKNAQKSQEGSN; encoded by the coding sequence ATGAAAAATAAAATTGTTCTGAGTTTATTGTCTCTGTCTATTTTGGCTGCTGCTCCTGCATCGTATGCCAAGAGACAAGGTCCATCGAAGGTAACTGTTGTCACTGAGCAAGTACAAACCCATCAAGTATCCCAGTCTCTTGTACTCGTCGGTAAATTGGATGCAGAGCAGTCCGTTATCATTTCTCCTGAAGTGGCTGGTAAAGTTGACGTGATTGCCGTTAAAGCCAATCAAGTTGTTCGAGAAGGGCAACTGTTGATTCAACTTGATGATGACAGAGCTAAGGCTTCAGTGGCTGAAGCGAAAGCATATCTCAAAGATGAGCAACGTAAACTTAAAGAATTTGAGCGTTTGGTTAAGCGTAATGCGATTACTCAAACAGAGATCGATGCGCAAGAGGCAAGTGTCGACATCGCCAAAGCGCGTTTAGATGCTGCTAATGCTGATCTTAACGATTTACATATTAGCGCGCCGTTTTCAGGAACGGTGGGCTTTATTGATTTTAGCCGCGGTAAGATGGTGAGCGCGGGCACAGAGCTGTTGAGCTTAGATGATTTATCGATCATGCGCTTAGATCTGCAGGTGCCTGAGCGTTATTTGTCGCAACTTTCTAATGGTATGCAAGTCACCGCAACGACGGCAGCGTGGCAAGGCCAATCCTTCAGTGGTGAAGTGGTCGGTATAGACTCTCGAATTAACCAAGAAACCTTGAATCTTCGGGTTCGCATTCACTTCTCTAACCCAGAGCAGCAGTTAAAGCCGGGTATGCTAGTTTCGGCTGCAATGGACTTTCCTGCCATTGAAGCACCTATCATTCCGGTTCAAGCTCTCGAATATTCGGGAACCAAGCGTTTCGTCTATGTCGTAACTGAAGAGGGTACGGCGACACGCACAGAAGTTATTTTGGGTGCGCGTGTCGATAACCAAGTGGTGATTGAAGAAGGGCTTTCTATCGGCGATAAGATAGTTGTGCAAGGTATCGTCAATATGCGTGATGGTGTCGCTGTGTCTGAGTTAGGCAGCGATGGCCGCCCTAAAAACGCGCAAAAGAGCCAAGAAGGGTCTAACTAA
- the treC gene encoding alpha,alpha-phosphotrehalase codes for MTTIANDANWWKTASIYQIYPKSFCDSGSKGTGDIQGIISKLDYLKLLGVDAIWLTPVYQSPMIDNGYDISDYYAINPDFGTMDDFDQLLAEAHQRGIRIIMDIVVNHTSTEHEWFQSALGDKNSPYRDYYIWKDPVDGGIPNNWQSKFGGSAWELDEKTGQYFLHLFAKEQADLNWENPKVRGEVKEVISFWAEKGVDGFRLDVINLISKQQDFPNDRLGDGRCFYTDGPRVHEYLQEISEAVFQKYGSVTVGEMSSTTLDHCQQYSSLDNKELSMVFNFHHLKVDYPNGEKWTKAPFDFSQLKQIFNHWQTGLNGKGWGALFWCNHDQPRVVSRLGDDKHYRLESAKMLAASVHMMQGTPYIYQGEEIGMTNPGYTSIDQYRDVESTNMYDIMVNEQGVEHQEMMAILAQKSRDNSRTPMQWNGEQYAGFSKAQPWLEVASNYAEINADKAVADKNSVFYFYQQLIQLRKEIEVITTGSYVDLYPEHKAVFGYQRQSQSQTLICLNNYYAAETECVLPEEFDCDKAQYVLGNYELSGDKVSQHQVLRPYETRIILLEN; via the coding sequence ATGACAACTATCGCTAATGATGCAAATTGGTGGAAAACCGCCTCGATCTATCAGATTTACCCTAAGAGCTTTTGCGACAGTGGCAGTAAAGGAACAGGGGATATTCAAGGCATTATTTCTAAGCTTGATTACTTGAAACTATTGGGTGTTGATGCGATTTGGCTAACACCTGTTTATCAGTCTCCAATGATTGATAATGGTTACGATATTTCGGACTACTACGCAATCAATCCAGATTTTGGCACCATGGATGATTTTGACCAGCTTCTCGCTGAAGCTCATCAGCGTGGTATTCGCATTATTATGGATATCGTAGTCAACCACACTTCGACTGAGCATGAGTGGTTCCAGTCTGCGCTCGGTGATAAAAACAGTCCTTATCGTGATTACTACATTTGGAAAGATCCGGTTGATGGCGGAATCCCTAACAACTGGCAATCAAAATTTGGTGGCAGTGCTTGGGAGCTTGATGAAAAAACGGGTCAGTACTTTTTGCATCTCTTCGCCAAAGAGCAGGCCGACCTAAACTGGGAAAACCCGAAAGTTCGCGGCGAAGTCAAAGAAGTGATCAGCTTCTGGGCTGAAAAAGGTGTAGATGGCTTCCGTCTGGATGTAATCAACCTAATTTCTAAACAGCAGGACTTCCCCAATGATCGCCTTGGCGATGGTCGATGCTTTTATACCGATGGACCTCGCGTACACGAATATCTGCAAGAGATCAGCGAAGCGGTATTCCAGAAGTACGGCAGTGTGACGGTGGGTGAAATGTCTTCAACGACCCTAGATCATTGTCAGCAATATTCATCGCTTGATAATAAAGAGCTGTCGATGGTGTTTAATTTCCACCACTTAAAGGTCGATTATCCAAATGGTGAAAAATGGACCAAAGCGCCATTCGATTTCTCTCAGTTGAAGCAGATCTTTAATCATTGGCAGACAGGTCTAAATGGCAAAGGGTGGGGCGCGCTATTCTGGTGTAACCATGACCAGCCACGAGTGGTAAGTCGATTGGGTGACGACAAACACTATCGTTTAGAATCCGCCAAAATGCTTGCAGCTTCTGTGCATATGATGCAAGGGACGCCATACATCTACCAAGGTGAAGAGATCGGTATGACCAACCCAGGTTATACCTCCATCGATCAATATCGTGATGTAGAAAGCACCAATATGTATGACATCATGGTGAATGAGCAAGGTGTTGAACATCAAGAAATGATGGCGATTCTGGCACAAAAATCTCGCGATAACTCTCGTACGCCGATGCAGTGGAATGGGGAGCAGTATGCTGGCTTCTCAAAAGCGCAACCTTGGCTTGAAGTGGCAAGTAACTATGCGGAAATTAACGCAGATAAAGCGGTAGCTGATAAAAACTCAGTATTCTATTTTTATCAGCAGTTGATTCAGCTACGTAAAGAGATTGAAGTGATCACTACAGGTAGCTATGTCGATCTCTATCCTGAGCATAAGGCGGTGTTCGGTTATCAGCGTCAGTCACAAAGTCAGACTCTAATTTGTTTGAATAACTATTACGCAGCCGAAACAGAGTGCGTCTTACCTGAAGAGTTTGATTGCGATAAAGCACAGTACGTTTTGGGTAACTATGAGCTTTCTGGTGACAAGGTATCTCAGCATCAAGTGCTTCGCCCTTATGAAACACGCATTATTCTTTTAGAAAACTAA
- the treB gene encoding PTS trehalose transporter subunit IIBC translates to MSKIAKQEVERLIELVGGRENIASVSHCLTRLRFVLNDTDKADETALEALPIVKGCFTNAGQFQVVIGTEVDEVYKVLIELSGKSEASKDEAKLAARQNMNVLERGISHLAEIFVPLLPAIITGGLILGFRNVIGDIKMFDGQSLTEISQFWATVHSFLWLIGEAIFFFLPVGVCWSTVKKLGGTPILGITLGVTLVSPQLMNAYLIGKQAPEVWDFGLFVIEKVGYQAQVIPAMLAGMALAFIETNLKRIVPSYLYLVVVPFVSIIVSVVLAHSLIGPFGRVLGDGVAFAAKAAMTGDFAVIGSMVFGFLYAPLVITGIHHTTNAVDLQLMQDLGGTPIWPLIALSNIAQASAVVGIIIISKKHGERDISVPAAISAYLGVTEPAMYGINLKYKFPMLSAMIGSAIAAAICGSAGVMANGIGVGGLPGILSIQPQFWGIFAIAMLVAIAVPAALTLFFYKRAQMKGELEPANA, encoded by the coding sequence ATGAGTAAGATTGCGAAACAAGAAGTTGAGCGTCTGATTGAATTAGTTGGTGGCCGCGAAAACATCGCGAGTGTAAGCCACTGTCTAACTCGCCTTCGCTTTGTACTGAATGATACCGATAAAGCAGACGAGACAGCGCTAGAGGCGTTGCCAATCGTAAAAGGTTGCTTTACCAATGCGGGTCAGTTCCAGGTAGTGATCGGAACTGAAGTTGATGAAGTGTATAAAGTGCTGATTGAGCTATCAGGTAAGAGCGAAGCGTCAAAAGACGAAGCGAAGCTTGCTGCTCGCCAAAATATGAATGTATTGGAACGTGGTATTTCCCATCTTGCTGAAATCTTTGTACCGCTACTTCCAGCAATCATCACTGGTGGTTTGATTTTAGGTTTCCGTAATGTGATTGGTGACATCAAGATGTTTGATGGCCAGTCGCTAACTGAAATTAGTCAGTTCTGGGCAACGGTTCATAGCTTCTTATGGTTAATTGGCGAAGCAATCTTCTTCTTCCTGCCTGTTGGGGTATGTTGGTCAACAGTGAAGAAGCTAGGAGGCACACCAATTTTAGGTATCACTCTAGGTGTGACTCTGGTCTCTCCGCAGTTGATGAATGCCTATCTTATCGGTAAGCAAGCCCCAGAAGTGTGGGACTTTGGCCTGTTCGTGATTGAAAAAGTCGGTTATCAAGCTCAGGTGATTCCTGCGATGTTAGCGGGTATGGCGCTGGCGTTTATTGAGACTAACCTGAAACGTATTGTTCCTTCTTACCTTTACTTAGTTGTTGTTCCTTTCGTTTCTATCATTGTTTCTGTGGTATTGGCTCACTCTCTAATTGGTCCGTTTGGCCGTGTATTAGGCGATGGTGTGGCATTTGCAGCGAAAGCGGCGATGACTGGAGACTTCGCGGTAATAGGTTCGATGGTATTTGGTTTCCTATACGCACCACTTGTTATCACTGGCATTCACCACACGACTAACGCCGTCGATCTGCAACTAATGCAAGACCTAGGTGGTACGCCAATTTGGCCATTGATCGCTCTATCAAACATTGCTCAAGCTTCAGCGGTTGTCGGCATTATCATCATCAGTAAAAAACATGGTGAGCGCGATATTTCAGTTCCAGCGGCGATTTCTGCTTACTTAGGTGTAACTGAGCCTGCGATGTACGGTATTAACTTGAAGTACAAGTTCCCAATGCTAAGCGCAATGATTGGTAGTGCAATTGCAGCAGCGATCTGTGGTAGTGCGGGCGTTATGGCGAACGGTATTGGTGTGGGCGGTCTACCGGGTATCTTATCTATCCAACCACAGTTCTGGGGCATTTTTGCAATCGCAATGCTAGTGGCAATTGCCGTACCTGCCGCATTGACCCTGTTCTTCTACAAGCGTGCGCAAATGAAAGGCGAGTTAGAGCCAGCGAACGCGTAA
- the treR gene encoding trehalose operon repressor TreR: MSKKLTILDIARLSGVGKSTVSRVLTNDPKVKPETRAKVERVIQESGYVPSKSAQAMRGGSQKVVGVIISRLDSPSENKAVGSMLNTLYSAGYDVVIMESQFDRAKTNEHLDVLKKRNVDGVIVFGFSDFDIAKLASWHNRTVVIAMDTDKVSSINYDNRQVIVKALQFLEQKSLKNVAFIGVDPSDKTTGKLRLDAYLDWCQSHSISPNYQTGQLNHESAYLLVDEVLTQGVQAIVCASDTLALGVIKRLQELNREDVVVTGVGGNELLSFLFPKVFSIDPGYSLAGERAAKLLISQINGELEQVHITQEPISI; encoded by the coding sequence ATGAGCAAAAAACTAACCATTCTTGATATTGCCCGGTTATCCGGCGTAGGCAAATCGACCGTCTCTCGTGTTCTGACTAACGATCCTAAAGTTAAGCCAGAAACACGTGCTAAGGTCGAACGGGTGATTCAGGAATCTGGTTATGTTCCTTCAAAATCAGCACAAGCGATGCGTGGAGGAAGTCAAAAAGTGGTGGGGGTCATTATCTCTCGTCTCGATTCTCCATCAGAAAACAAAGCCGTGGGAAGTATGCTTAATACCTTATATAGCGCGGGCTATGATGTTGTCATTATGGAGAGCCAGTTCGACCGAGCAAAGACCAACGAGCATTTGGATGTGCTGAAAAAGCGTAATGTTGATGGCGTCATCGTGTTCGGCTTTAGTGACTTTGATATTGCTAAGCTCGCGAGCTGGCATAATCGCACTGTGGTTATCGCGATGGATACAGATAAAGTTTCGTCAATCAACTACGACAATAGACAAGTCATTGTTAAGGCGTTGCAATTCTTAGAACAAAAGAGCCTCAAGAACGTCGCATTTATTGGCGTCGATCCTAGTGATAAAACCACAGGTAAATTGCGTTTAGACGCTTATCTGGATTGGTGCCAATCTCACTCTATTTCACCAAACTATCAGACAGGTCAACTAAACCACGAGAGTGCTTATTTGCTGGTGGACGAAGTTTTGACTCAAGGCGTTCAAGCGATTGTTTGTGCCAGTGACACCTTAGCTTTAGGGGTCATTAAGCGTTTACAAGAGCTCAATCGTGAAGATGTGGTTGTCACTGGCGTGGGTGGAAATGAACTGCTTTCCTTCCTATTTCCCAAAGTATTTAGTATTGACCCAGGTTACTCTTTAGCCGGTGAAAGGGCTGCTAAGTTGCTGATTTCTCAAATTAATGGTGAGCTTGAGCAAGTTCATATCACTCAAGAACCTATCTCAATCTAA
- a CDS encoding MliC family protein, whose protein sequence is MRYRLLIALAVGLSVSACSFTSMERENHYQGDFLFYQCSGGETFKLALMPNDYTALLRLPKKDYRMIQVPSGSGTKYILDDGTAEIQNPVTLYTKGKEARLELSHLVYKNCITQ, encoded by the coding sequence ATGAGATATCGGTTGTTAATTGCACTCGCAGTAGGGCTGAGCGTGTCAGCGTGCTCTTTTACTTCGATGGAACGTGAAAACCACTACCAAGGTGATTTTCTATTCTATCAATGTAGTGGTGGCGAAACCTTCAAGCTAGCCTTAATGCCCAATGATTATACGGCACTGCTAAGGTTACCAAAGAAAGATTATCGCATGATCCAGGTTCCCTCTGGCTCTGGCACTAAATACATTCTCGACGATGGCACCGCAGAAATACAAAACCCAGTGACCCTCTATACCAAAGGCAAAGAAGCCCGCTTAGAACTTAGCCACTTGGTGTATAAAAATTGCATTACCCAATAG